Sequence from the Deinococcus malanensis genome:
GTTTGCTCGGGTTGGCGCGCTGATTCTGTTGAGGGTGCTGCCCTACCGCGAGCGTCAGGCGCGGGGGCTGGTCTACAACACCATCACCCGCAAGGTGGTTCGCAACGACGCCATCCTGCAGGCCTGTGTGCAGCTGCCGGAAGACCACGGAATCATCTTTCCAGGTGGATATTACCTGCAAAACGGAGACCACAAGGCCTTTGACGCCGCCATGCAGGGCATGCAGTTCAAGCGCGCGCTCCGGTCTCCCAACGGAGAGGACGTGCTGTATGTCTTCTACGAGCGCGAGCATGGTCTGGCCGCCCTGTTCGTATACAACATGATTCAGCGCCAGCTCCAGACGCCGGTGTTTGCTCACGGCTACGCGCGCCTGCCCGACGGCCGGATGGTGCTGTTTCACTCCGAAACGCACGACCCGACCCGCGTTCATCAGATGCAGGTGTGGCACACGCCGTTTACCAGCGACGAATATGCGGCCACCCGGCCACCGGGCAACACCTTTCTGGGGCGCCTGGGCAACGCGGAGCTCGTGCGGGGCATCTCGGATCTGTACGACTTGGCGCGTGAAATCGGTACCCCTGACGTCTCGGCGCAGCGGTACGAACTGCTGACCCACCACACCCGGCGCCTCTTCGATAGCTACCACTGGTTCGATGACGCCAACTGCGGCGGCCTGAACTCCCTGCTACACGAGGTTGCTGCCACCGGCGAATCGGTGCTGGACGAATTTGAGAAGGTCCAGAGCATTCGCGCGCAGTCCGATCTGGCCATGCAGGAAGCCAGTGCCCGGCACCGCAGGCTGATGGGGAGCCTGCAACTGGAGACCTGGAGCCGCATTCAGGAGTTCGTGGACGCTTTGGGGGCCATTGCAGCCCTGCGCGGTCACCTGTTGACCATCCGTGACTACCGGTACATCGACACGGCTGCTGTCGACACGATGACCGCCAGCCTGGAGGAAGCGCACGGCCGGATCGGCGCGGCCACCGGGGCATTTCTGGCCGGTGATCAGGCCCTGGCGCCCTTTGCTGAGCAGTTGCACACCCTGGAAACACACACCGGTCAGGCTGGGACAGCCCGCGCGCTGGCTGAACAGTTGCAGGCCATGCAGAAGGTGGCTGGAGAGCTGGACATGCTCTCTGAACTGATGGCCAGCCTGAAGGTGGACGACGCCCCGCAGCGTACCCGGGTGGTCGGGGCGATTTCGGGCATCTACGCCCGGCTCAACCAGATCCGCGCCCGTGCCGAGCAGCGCCGCAAGACCCTGGGCTCCAGCGAGGTGGTCGCGCAGTTCGCCGCGCAGTTCAGTCTGTATGGGCAGTCGATCACCGGTGCGCTGGGTCTGTCGACTACGCCGGAACGCGCTGACGAGCAGCTGGCACGTCTGATGGTGGGCCTGGAGGAACTTGAAGGGCAGTTTGGGGAGCACGAACAGTTCCTGAACGACATCCTGGCCAAGCGCGAAGAGATGCTGGAGGTATTTGAGGCCCACAAGCAGGCGCTGCTCGACGAGCGCCAGCGCAAGGCCCAGGCTGTACAGGACGCGGCCACCCGCATTCTGGCTGGGCTGCCCCGGCGCACCGAGCGCCTGAAGTCGCCGGATGAGCTCAACGCCTTCTTTGCGGGCGACCCGTTGATCCTGAAGCTGCGGGAGCTTGCCGCGCGCCTGCGCGAACTCAAGGACGCCGTCAAGGCCGACGACGTGGAAGCGCGGCTCAAGGCTGTCCGGGATCAGGCCGTGCGCGCCCTGCGGGACCGACACGAACTGTTCGAGGACGGTGGGTCTGTGATTCGCCTGGGGCCGCGCCACCGCTTCAGTGTCAATACCCAGCCGCTGGACCTGACCCTGCTTCCACGTGGGGACGAGCTGGCCGTGCACCTGACCGGCACGGATTACATGCAGCCGCTGACCGATCCTGCCCTGAATGAATTGCGCGACTTCTGGCAGGTCACGCTGGACTCCGAGTCGCCCCTGGTCTACCGCAGTGAATATCTGGCCGGGCAGATCCTTCAGGCGGCCGAGGAGGGGCGTGACGGCCTGGACCTGCCGACGCTCAGAGGGCTTGTGGCGCAACCAGAGGAACTGGCCCGCCGGGTCCGCGAGTTCGCGGCGCCGCGCTACCGCGAGGGCTACGAAAAAGGCATTCATGACCACGACACCGCCCTGATCCTGCAAAAGCTGTTGCCCCTGGCTCAGTCGGCGGGGCCTCTGGCGTTTCCGCCGCTGGCCCGCGCACTGGCCGTCATGGCCTGGGCCAGCCAGCCTGAGCGGCAGGCGGACTGGACCAGCCGCTTTGGCAGTGCCCACGCCATGCGGCAGCTGTTCGGCACCACGGGCGCTCTGCAGGACGCGGTACAGTCCCTGGCGGCCGATATTGGCGGCTCCCTGCAGGGCATTTCCGTTGAGATTACGCCCGAGCAGTGCGAACAGGCCGCTGCCTATCTGGCCGAGGAACTTCGGTCCGGTGAGGTCACACTGGGCTTTACGCGCTACGCCGCCGAACTGCTCGCCGGGCTGGAAGCGCGGCTGGCGGCGGCCTCCATGACAGATGGGTTCCGACAGGCGCTGCAACGACTGGAAGGGCAGCCTGCCGGGCGCTGGGAGCTGACCTTGCACTGGCTGAATGCTCTAACCGGCGTGCCTGAATTCGCGGACCGCGCCCGCTATGTGCCGGAGGCCGCAGCGCTCAGCCTGTTCGGGAGCATGGTGCGCCACGAGGTCCGCGACGTCACGCTGATGGTCCGGGTCGATGGTCTGCTCGGTGAGCATCCACGGGTTCAGGGGGGCAGTCTGACCCTGGCCATTGACGATACGCTGGCCCGCCTGCGTGCGCACCGTGATCACTTCGTCCCCGCGTTTCACCGCTATCAGGCCGCGCGTCAGGAGGTCATCACCGCCGAGCGACAGGTGCTGCGACTGTCCGAATATCAGGCCAGTCCGCTGACCTCGTTTGTGCGCAACCAGCTGATCAACGACATCTACCTGCCGGTCATCGGGGACAACTTCGCCAAGCAGATGGGCACCGTGGGAGAGCACAAGCGCAGTGACCTGATGGGCCTGCTGATGCTGATTTCTCCGCCGGGCTACGGCAAGACCACCCTGATGGAATACGTCGCCAGCCGGCTCGGACTGGTGTTCATGAAAATCAACGGCCCCTCGCTGGGCCATGAGGTCCGGTCACTGGACCCCGCGCAGACCCCCGACGCCAACTCGCGCCAGGAGCTGGAAAAGCTGAACCTGGCGCTGGAAATGGGCAACAACGTGATGCTGTACGTGGATGATATCCAGCACACGCACCCGGAGTTTCTGCAGAAGTTCATCTCGCTGACCGACGGCACCCGCCGCATTGAAGGGGTGTGGAAGGGGCGCACCAGAACCTACGATCTGCGTGGTCGCAAGTTTGCTGTGATCATGGCCGGCAACCCGTACACCGAGTCAGGCGAGGTGTTCAAGATTCCTGACATGCTGGCCAACCGGGCCGACATTTATAACCTCGGTGACGTGCTGGGCGGCATGAAAGAGGCTTTTCTGCTGAGTTATATCGAGAAC
This genomic interval carries:
- a CDS encoding DNA repair ATPase encodes the protein MTDPTSTPEAAESHIDQAVAQGSAYEVLRKRLTALGGRVQAVADDLNTRRLTEFGDSRMALAGRFRIRTENNCVGRDIVQVGSDLLLFGFNVFLGLKTQTRVEDVFGLYRLVEVQGSYDVEPVALPDSFLGEPAFVRDFEELYAYYKHARLLQLVVRDDRLLAAFQIGERSSDMRVFRWAVASTGELSYIDARGERDIALPAPFDFEWTRAGRELEVSGRHPHLNILDTLFVETSGGDLTIKVENNTETGQGIYSEPVEDSTQSIDDASFEFARVGALILLRVLPYRERQARGLVYNTITRKVVRNDAILQACVQLPEDHGIIFPGGYYLQNGDHKAFDAAMQGMQFKRALRSPNGEDVLYVFYEREHGLAALFVYNMIQRQLQTPVFAHGYARLPDGRMVLFHSETHDPTRVHQMQVWHTPFTSDEYAATRPPGNTFLGRLGNAELVRGISDLYDLAREIGTPDVSAQRYELLTHHTRRLFDSYHWFDDANCGGLNSLLHEVAATGESVLDEFEKVQSIRAQSDLAMQEASARHRRLMGSLQLETWSRIQEFVDALGAIAALRGHLLTIRDYRYIDTAAVDTMTASLEEAHGRIGAATGAFLAGDQALAPFAEQLHTLETHTGQAGTARALAEQLQAMQKVAGELDMLSELMASLKVDDAPQRTRVVGAISGIYARLNQIRARAEQRRKTLGSSEVVAQFAAQFSLYGQSITGALGLSTTPERADEQLARLMVGLEELEGQFGEHEQFLNDILAKREEMLEVFEAHKQALLDERQRKAQAVQDAATRILAGLPRRTERLKSPDELNAFFAGDPLILKLRELAARLRELKDAVKADDVEARLKAVRDQAVRALRDRHELFEDGGSVIRLGPRHRFSVNTQPLDLTLLPRGDELAVHLTGTDYMQPLTDPALNELRDFWQVTLDSESPLVYRSEYLAGQILQAAEEGRDGLDLPTLRGLVAQPEELARRVREFAAPRYREGYEKGIHDHDTALILQKLLPLAQSAGPLAFPPLARALAVMAWASQPERQADWTSRFGSAHAMRQLFGTTGALQDAVQSLAADIGGSLQGISVEITPEQCEQAAAYLAEELRSGEVTLGFTRYAAELLAGLEARLAAASMTDGFRQALQRLEGQPAGRWELTLHWLNALTGVPEFADRARYVPEAAALSLFGSMVRHEVRDVTLMVRVDGLLGEHPRVQGGSLTLAIDDTLARLRAHRDHFVPAFHRYQAARQEVITAERQVLRLSEYQASPLTSFVRNQLINDIYLPVIGDNFAKQMGTVGEHKRSDLMGLLMLISPPGYGKTTLMEYVASRLGLVFMKINGPSLGHEVRSLDPAQTPDANSRQELEKLNLALEMGNNVMLYVDDIQHTHPEFLQKFISLTDGTRRIEGVWKGRTRTYDLRGRKFAVIMAGNPYTESGEVFKIPDMLANRADIYNLGDVLGGMKEAFLLSYIENSLTANPVLAPLATRDLADLYLLVDRAQGKEVSTNALKHAYSVAEVGEIVATLKRLIQVRDVLYRVNGQYIASAAQANEYRTEPPFKLQGSYRNMNKLAEKVSPVMNDAELQQVISDHYLGEAQLLTSGAEENLLKLAELRGNLTPEQAARWQQIKTDFRRNKAMGAGDADVGGRVVAQLADIASGLQSLGAVRETPVPGGSSEQFSEALKAGLGPMLADIASSLEALGTAQPKPDAQFQNVLPEALRATIAPLLVSIAASGQRQEQLNQALLALAEALHKSRADDRGTKFPPGRHAKPQDVTL